In Lolium rigidum isolate FL_2022 chromosome 3, APGP_CSIRO_Lrig_0.1, whole genome shotgun sequence, the genomic window ctcatacatattcatcatcacattattgccatatcacatcaccaaaccctgcaaaaacaagttagacgtctctaatttggtttgcatattttacgtggtttagggttttcgagagagagagatctaatctacctacgaacatgaaccacaacggtgatactagtgttgtcaatagaagagtaaattgaatcttcactatagtaggagagacagacacccgcaaagcctcttatgcaatacaagttgcatgtcgaacgaggaacaagtctcatgaacgcggtcatgtaaagttagtccgagccgcttcatcccactatgccacaaagattcaaagtactcaaactaaagacaacaagagcatcaacgcccacaaaaccattgtgttctactcgtgcaaccatctatgcatagacacggctctgataccactgtagggattcgttgcatagaaaacaaaaaatttcctaccgcgagaacgcaatccaagccaagatgcaatctagaagacgggagcaacgaggggatgatcgagactcacccttgaagatttccaaagcctataagagtaggctcttattgctgcggtagacgatcacttgccgcttgcaaaagcgcgtagaagatcttgatcacagtgccacgatcgggcaacacctccatactcggtcacacattcggtgttgacgaagatgacgtccttctccccgttccagcgggcagcggaagtagtagatcctccttggaatcccggcagcacgacggtgtggtggtggtggtggtggagatctccgacagagcttcgcctaagctatgtgggagagagaggtaggagggaaccgctagggtttgggagagggggcgccggctagggcagccttgatgggtgcggccatggtggtgttatggtggccggccagcccctctcctcccctctttatataggtggaagccacaaggtttaggtcaaagtgtccgaataagaccccaacaaaaaccttccaagtaaccaaacctagggggagtgggactcccctttCCTtagtagggtggccggccaccatggtggggagtccacttgggactcctcctcccttaggctggccggccaaggtgggtggagtctctctgggactccaccttccatccttatttctttcggactcttctagaaccttctagaaccttccagagaaaataccggatcattttcaaacctagaaaatgacttcctatatatgaatcttattctccggaccattccggaactcctcgtgatgtcctggatcccatccgagactccgaacaaaacttcgaactccattccatattccttaTCTACTttaaacaacatcaaaccttaagtgtgtcaccctacggttcacgaactatgtagacatggttgagacttctctccgaccaataaccaatagcgggatctggagatccataatggctcctacatattcaacgatgactttagtgatcgaatgaaccattcacatatgataccaattccctttgtcacgcgatattttacttgtccgaggtttgatcatcggtatcactctataccttgttcaacctcgtcctgacaagtactctttactcgtaccgtggtatgtggtctcttatgaacttattcatatgcttacaagacattagacgacattccaccgagagggcccagagtatatctatccgtcatcgggatggacaaatcccactgttgatccatatgcctcaactcatactttccggatacttaatcccacctttataaccacccatttacgcagagggCGTTTgacgtaatcaaagtacctttctggtataagtgatttacatgatctcatggtcataaggactaggtaactatgtatcgaaagcttatagcaaataacttaatgacgcgatcttatgctacgcttaattgggtgtgtcaattacatcattcatataatgacataaccttgttattaataacatccaatgttcatgatcacgaaaccatgatcatctattaatcaacaagctagttatacaagaggcttactagggactccttgttgtttcacataacacacatgtatcaatgtttcggttaatacaattatagcatggtatgtaaacattatcataaacacaaagatatatattataataaccattttattattgcctcttgggtatatctccaacagttcAATAGATTGGAAAAAATGGACAAAGCTAGGATACGTATTGGTGTCTCATCATATGATGGTCTACATGAACCTCCatgaatgatattatttttaatagATAAAAGTGTACTaaatttttgcaggttatccatcatATGGGCTTTCCTTCTCCTAGACGATCAGTGGGAGCTTATGGTTACTAGGTACAACTGGATGTTAATGGTTACTTATGACTTCTTTTTTCAGGCTCCAAAATAGATAGCTTTGTCATGTTTTTTTACTTTTGAATGGTTGGTCCATGTCCCAACCTTATCTGATCCATGGTTATAAAACCTCAAATACTTCAAAcactaaaataaatagaaaagctaTGTGCATCAACTGATGTAGAGGCTGTAACAGAGTTCTCCGTTTCGAAATAAAATTTAGGCTAACCCACTAATATGTAAACCTAAAGTCAACCACAATTTATTCTTGTATACATTCAAAGCGTAATAAACAAAGAAAGAGCCCATCTGCAGATCTTACCATCGATCGTGCGGGGAGGAAGCTGGCAATTCCTATTTAACTACCGTTGCGTCGGTTAGGCTAgctatagtgctagtatcatactaactagtatcatgcacattggtttcacaaaaatgctgatgtggcaattaattaaggaggagagagaagattagagtaacataggtggatactgtatcatagcgcatgtcacgagaaaagttaatgccaaacgAATCTTGTgcccaaatttgcattgagattctaaaaagcaataaatatagcataactataatactacttcatgatactaacgTAACTAACCACTATAGACATAATACCATACacaatatcatatgcatgatactactacacgaTACTTACCACTACGGTCAGCCTTAGCAGGTCAACACGTACCCCTCTAACGCAACAGGCCAGGTCAGCAGTGACGGTGAGGGGACTTGGTTGGTCTGCTTCGATGGAGAAGGAGAGGAAGGAGATGCAGAGATGATGGGTCGCGGCTCGCGAGCGTCTTCCTGGATGCTAGGATGAATCCGGTTTCCTTAGCCAGTTAGCCCATTGATACAGTGTTATAAACTTGCTAAGCCGTGCAATACACTAAAAATCCACTTAAGCCTCACAGCCCCTATATGCAGCTTGACGCGGCACAACGCGCCCGATATTCTTCGGGCGATCCCAAATGGGCCAGGCCATCTTGCTTTTGCTCTTTGCTGGTTCTTTCCCTGGCGACTGGCGTCATTCTCTAGTTTTCTTTTAcaacaaatcaaaaatcaaaatagtttgaaaatctaaacaaaattcaaattggaccatgctttaaatttaaacaataaatttgaacattttcaaatttaGTTTTTTATATTTCAACATTtgaaaatttaaacattttcatatttgATTTAAAAAAAGTCTAAACatgtttcaaatttgaacaaatttttaaaaACTAGACCGACAGAAAACTGCAACAGAAATTTGATAGAAAACCGAACAGAAAATGAACCCAAAACACCCACAAAAAATGAAAGAATGACCCGAAAGCCTGGCAAGATGGGTCGGCCCACAACACCACAGGTTATGCGGCGCCGTCCATCCACGCCGCGTTTGGCGGTGTATAGGGCTTTCCCTAGAAAACGACAAATCCTATATGCCTCCCATTGTGGCCCCGAAGCATCGGGCCGCGTACCCCCACGCGTCTGCCGTGTCGCTCGTGGGCCAGCCCACCAACTACACCATTGAGGAGGAAGACGAGAGGCGCATATGGATAGAGCCCTCGCCGACAACGGGGCTAGCACGGCTAGTTGCGGCGCCCCGGCGGAGGTGAGGCCAGGACCTCGACGGAGACGGGGACGACGCGGCTCGCCGGGGCGTTGAGGCAAAAAACTTAGGATTTAGCGTGGGTGGGGGTGCGGGTGGGGTCTCGCCAGGgacaaaaattagggttaggggtgaGGGCACACTGACATCAGAGAAGAAAGGGTGGAGGCAGAGGACAGAGTCGGCGATTTGAGGAGGGTGGGACGCCAAGGCGGCACGGTAGCGGCATCGGGCGCGGGTGGCGGTCGTAGCTGGCAATGACGGTAGGGAAATCAGCAATGGATGAGATGGTGCGGTCCGTCGCCCCGTTGTCAACAAAGAAGAAATAAGAAGAAAcatggaagaagaagaacagatgGGGGTGGTTGCAGCCCACAACGCAGTGCATGCCTGCGACCCGTCACTTCGACGCCGTAACAACGGCGTACATGAGAAAACCACCCTGATCAGCACGTGGATGTACGATGTCTCCATTGTCCCCGCCAGAAAACACTATTTATCGTGCAGCAGCGTGCGTTAATACACCCCGCATGCACGGCTGGAGAttttgggctgcagcccatcagtaccttttttctgtttttcgcTGATTGGGTGTCTGGTTATGTTTTTACCGGTTCTTTTTCCTGGCTTTCCGGTTCCATCTGTTTCTTTCTCAGTTTTCttcagatttttatttttttatttctagaatttcttcaaatttaaatttcgctcactttgctcaaattcaaattttTCTTACTTTTGAAATTTTCTCAAATTCACATTTTGCTTATTGATTAGCACGCGGATGTAGGCTGTCTCCATTGTCCTAGCCGGAAAATCCTATTTATCGCCCAACAGAGTGTGTTAATAGGCCTCGCAAGCGCGGCTGGATattttgggccgcggcccattaataCCTTTTTTCCGTTTTTCGTTGGCCGGGTGTCTGGTTATGTTTTTTACCGGTTCCTTTTCCTGGTTATGCTACGGTGGATTATCGTCGGATGATGCGTGACTGCGGTGCAGAAGCTAAGGTTGTAATTTCCTATTTGTAAACTAACCCCCCCCCCTCTCCCGTTTTAAAAAGGCATCTTGTATGCTTTGCAAAGATGCAGGATTAGGAACCTCATTCTCCGAAATGGCCCAGTACCCTAGCAGCTCTACTGAATAAAAGATATAAGGTGGATCATTTAGAGTTCCATCGTCACCTTCAGTGTGTGATAAGAGTGCATATCTAGGAGTCATTTCCCAGTACTGTAACGATACAATATAATAGTTGGAGTCAAGCAGAAATCTCACGCGACCTTCTGCGCCTTCGTCTTTTTTCTCGACCCGCCGCCGCTTGAGCTTTTCGCCGCAGCCGCGCGAGAACCCTCGCGGCCAATCTTGCCAACCCCGCGGCCGCTCGAGGACCTCCCGGACACCATTGTGTAGCTGGGCGCGTAGATCCAATGACGAAGGGAGCGATTGAGATCGCCGGTGGCGTGTAAGGCGCGAGGGATGCGAAGGAGGAGAAGCGGTGGTGGAGTGAGGGTTTCGGCCCTCATCCGCCCGGCCTAACGATACATATACCATTCTAGCATGGAACTAATAGAGGCCGGTAAATCCTATGCGGGCTAGAATGCGTTTATGAGGTCTGTTCTGGCCGAAAAAGTCCATGAAAAACCTCAAAGCGGCTGGCAAACGCGTATACAGACCGCTTTGAGGGCTCTAAGAATGCATATTTAAGAGTCATATCGGAGTACTGTATAACACACGTAAAGATACATTATAAGAGTGCATATCTAGGAGTCATTTCGGAGTACTGCATAACACTTGTAAAGATACAGTATAATAGTTCGAGTCAAGCAGACATCTGATGCGACCTCGCCTCCATCTTCTTGCTCGAGCCACCGCTGCTTGAGCTCTCGCTGCAGCCGCGCGAGAACCCTCCGCGGACAATCTTGCCACCCCCGCGGCCATTCGAGGACCTCCCGGACACCATTTTGTCGCGGGCGCACGGATCCAATGACGACGGGAGCGACTGAGCTCGCTGGCGATGTGTCGGGCGCGGGGTATGCGAAGGAGGGGAAGCGATGGTGGAGGTAGGGTTTCGGCCCTTATCCGCCCAGCCGAACGATACATACACCATCCGTAGCATGGAACTAACAGAGGCCTATACGGGCTAGGACACGTTTATGGGGTCTGTTCTGGCCCAAAAATCCGCGAAAAACTTCAAAGCGGTTACGGACCCTTTGAGGGCTCTAAGAGTGCATATTAATTTAAGATTCATATCGGAGTACTTTAGTATAACACAAGTAAAAATACCATCCAAAAAAAGGGTGACTGAGACTTAATAGGTTTCAGTCGCTGATCGTTGGGTGCTTATGAAGCCATCGTGTAGGAGAACGTGCTTAGTTTCTCAGGCAATTTCATGGGCTTCATCGGCCTTAGACGTGGAACAGTAAAAGATGATTAACTATGGCGTTTTGAGTGACATACAACAGACCCAGTAGTGAAGCCTATAGACAAAGCAAAGGCCAGGGAAGCGGGTCAcaaaccggaaattcaattcgcctcccgggtgcgtatgcaccctctaccacaaaatcatattttaaaatatcGAAAAAGTTTaacaaatttttttacatgtacatcttcataatatatgttcgttcgtcaagtttcacgaaaaaccaatatttttgtggtctatataaaaaagggaaaacttatcttgtgaaaagcattatttttagcaccgagttttgtcttttttacacacatcacacgcaaattcgattttttatgaaacaactttgtaagcgtgtagcacgagaagatttacatgcgaatttttggttttaaattttttgaaattcaaaaatatgtgtaagatgcatttcaaaatagagggagcatatgctcccatgttcccaaACACCACTCTTGTCACAAACTTCTTTTAAAAGGAGTGAGGTCAATACAATAAAGCTCGGTCACTCACATTTTTCACTAAAGAATTCCAGAAAATGGCTCATTTGCAACTCGTATAACTGGAAAAAATGTAGTTACAATGTGGACATAACTGAAAAAATCACACTTGTAACCCACGTGAATTTGGAAAAATTATAGTTGCAACTTATGTGAACTAGAAAATCTCAGCTGCAAGTCTGCAACCCACGTGCAACTGGAAAAAAATATTCGTTTCACCCATATGTAGCAAGAAAAATATCAACCCATATGTTACAAACCCATATGCAAATGCAAAAAAATCTTTGTTGCGACCCACATGCAACTCAAAAAATCTCAATGTCAATCCACATGCAActgaaaaaaatctcagttgcaacccgcaTTGCCATTTGAAAAATCCCATGACATTCCATATGAAAATGGAAAAAATCTTTGTTGCGACCCACATGCAACTTGGAAAATCTCAATTGCGATCCACAACTGAGAAGAACCCACGTGCAACTGGGAAAATCCCACTTATATCCCATATGCAGATGAAAAAAGTCTTTGTGGCGACCCACAAGCAACTTGAAAAAACTCAATTACGATCCACATGCAACTGAAAAGAATATCAATTATGACCCACGTGTAATtgaaaaaatctcaattgcaacccgCATGTAACTGAAAAAAATCGTAGTTACAATACACGTATAGCTAGAAAAATCTTAGTTATAACTAATGTGTAACTACATAGACTAAGCACGAATCAGAATGTAATCCAATGATCCAAAACATTTTGCTCAGCTGCACCACATGTACCACTACTTTATCTTCAAAGAACTACAATGAAGCCCAAAAAGgcaacaaacacacaaaaaaagCTAAATATCACTCGCTAGAATGGAAAGCCAAGATGCAAATCAAGCGGCCACAGCCCATGGACACAGCCCACAAAAAAGaggcccgcaaaaacaagttcagCTTGTTGACGCGCCGGACcaacaacaacacaaacacacaaAAACAGCTCAACTTGGAGCACGAATCTACAAGCACAAATACTAATCTCCAAACgtgtgacttaaacttattaagtATCAGATGCCTGATTTCCAGCAAATTGGCTAAAAAAACAGAAGTAAAGATACAATAGTTGTAGTCAAGCAAACATCGATGATGAACCACACGATTTCAAGTTgttattcatgaagtaagcgagaCACTGGCATGCATCAGATATTCAGCAGTTTGCATCTGCATGGGCGTACGATCTAAGCTGATGTACGAATTGGTCGACGTACCCCTCTTGGAGTTCCTTATTGGCTACAACCTGCCGCATCTTCAGTGCATTTGCCACGAAGCCGCTCCTGGCTTCTCCATCAACCATGACGGCCCGGACCGCGCTGGCGACGCCATTGCGGTTGAACGACCCATCGTTCTCATCCCTCGCCACCTGCAATCCTACCTTCTTCCTTTCCATTTGGCGCGCATTCGGCCCTTGGTCCCCGATGATGGGCAGCATGACGAGCGGGTGCCCGAAGAGTAGTCCTTCGATGAGCGAGTTCCGGCCGCAGTGCGTCAGGAAcccgcccacggcggcgtgcgccAGGATGCTCATCTGAGGAACCCACCCTGTGGTCACCATCCCCTGGCCATGTGTGCGCTCCTGGAAGCCGAGAGGAAGTGAGGCCGCAGCATCGTCCTCTAGGACGGCGGCGCCGCTGGGCTTTCTCAGGGCCCAGAGGAAGCGTGTCCCGGCGAGCTCCAGCCCGAGAGCCAGCTCGTGCACCTGCTCCACGCGTAACGGCACCTCGCTCCCCAGCGCCACGTACACCACTGAGCCGGGTGGCTGTGTGGCCAGCCAACGCACGGTGGCGTGCTCCGATCCGTTGGCCGTGCTGGTCCCGGGGCGTCGCCGGCCTCCGTCGTCGGATGGCGGCAGAAGGCCGAGGGGCAAGACCGGCATGCCGAGGAGCGTCGACACAAGGTGGAAGGACTCGGGCTCCCACTCGACGCAGCTCCTGATGGCCCCGACCGTACACCTCTCTTTCGTCAACGACCAGCGCTGGACGAGGGACATACCCGACACGCCTTGGTCGTCATACAGGGGTTTCGCCTCCTCCTTCTCGTAACGGGGGCGAGTCACAGCGCGCGCTCCTTCGTGATCCGACGGCGGGGACTGCACGGCAGCGATCACGGCGGCGGTCGGGAGAAACATCGCGCATGGCACCTGGTGAAGATTGGAGCATGCCGCTAGATATGAGATGTGCATGAAAGCGCATGAGATGCAATTAATGGAGCCAGGGGCGGCGGAGCGCGCGGAGATCGGTCGAACCTTGTActcgacagcggcggcggcgacccagTGGTGGAAGCTGTCGGCTATGATCCAGTGAGGTCTCCTGTCCTCATCGGCACACGCGGCCGCCAAGAACTCCGCAAAGGGCGCGGCGAGGCCGTCAAAGGCCTTCCAGTGCAGCTCACGCATCTCGTCGGGGACGTCGTTGGTGGACTCGGCGCCGTCGGGGAGACCATCGACACGCGGCAGCGGGAGAGGGACGAGGTCCACTCGCAGCGCCGCGGCCGGGCGCAGCGGCGGGAGCCGTGCAAGGTTGCGCGGCGTGGAGACGTAGGACACGCAGTGGCCACGCGACGCCAGCCGCTCGGCAAGCTCCAGGTACGGCAGAAGGTGGCCGAACGCGAGCCACGGGACTATGACGATGCGCAGCGGCGCCGGTGGCGAGGACGATGAGAACCCGGCGTCCATGGCGATTTGCGGATATTAGGTTCTTGCTAGCTTGACTTGCCGGCGGTGAGGCGACTAGGATCAGCAGCTTAGTTGGTGGGTGCTCAGTGGAGAAACCGCGGGTTGAGCAGGTGCCGACGGATTTTGTTTATTGCAAGTTGCAAAGTGCTCGTGACGTTGAGGCATACCTCCTCTATTTTCTAAAACTGATCATAGTGGAATAATCATGAAGTACTGGTATCATATACAAGTACTCTACTTCcaattcgattttttttttttttgcgggtacttCCAATCCAAATTAATGATATTATATTGTTGTGCAGTAGTTATGTCATAATGTTTATTTATAGACTCAATTTATGTAGTATGATTGTGCAAGATTTGATTTAcagaatcccaatacaaatttaTATAGTGCAGTACAAGATATATTGTTCATTAAATTTATTAATTTTACGTGATatgatatgataccgtatcattatCACCAATATCTTCCTTAAATGCAGTGACTCATCATCTATTTGAAAATAGGATTAATTAGATATATGCCATTGCAATTATTGTGTATTTGAGAAATGCCAATACAATTTTTAACTTTCAAAATATGCCATTGCAATTCTCAAGATTCTTAGAAAAACGCCACTCCTAGACTTCCAAAAGTGCCACATATTTTAAAAGATGTAAATTGTAGTGGCATTTCTCAAATAAGCAATAATTGTGGTAGCATATTTTGAAAGATGAAAATTGTAGTGACATTTTGGTTGCTGACAGGTTGACCCCACGTATGGTGGGCCCACATGTTAGTTTCTCAATTATTCTGATAGCAAACAACATATATATTGGTAATCATGATCTAATTGCCATGCCATGGAGAAAAGGTTCAAGCTCACCTACAATAGACATAATGATTATAAAGCAATGATGTCTACACACActtttattcttgtagacagtgttaggtctctaagtgcagaggtttgtagaatagcagcaagtttcctttaagtgaatcacccaatgtttattgaactcagggaggtagaggtcagagatatccctctcaagcaaccctgcaattaagatacaagaagtctcttctgtctgaaaggacacggatgtcgcctagaggggggtgaataggcgatttcaaactttacgagatgggcttaacaaatgcggaataaaactagtgatACAAAAATCCAACCTGATCCTCTcgggtgttgcccgatctttcacagcgagaccaacggtagatagaatctcccaacaacgcgatgaacgcagcctggagaagagggacgaatccagcaagcaacggatcgatgaacgatacgcctcaaaccttagctagacaatccttgatgaacacaagaaccttcgcagcggatataatagataaacgacggtgccgtacccccggagggatgatacacgtgcacacacgcaatggggtaaaccctaaactttagtctaaacttgtctcttaaaccctagccgccccacctccttatatgaggggaaggtggccggccagcccctattgggctgGTGCACCCCACTTGGTGGGCTGACCtggtttggtttggacaggcccaaaaccaaacacaacactaatttaaccctaattggcccaccacataacctggctacattatttcctaacatagaatgaatgacacaaccttagacttaattattacatagcGTAGGTCATCCTAGCGTGTCAatcctgaatcctcgatggcgtaccgcctagcttggtggagtcctgaaattggcttccacataggcctccatgcccatatcatcctccccccttcaagaagcgttatccccaacgcgtgagggtcttctggaaaaggtgacgtgatatgaacatgacacgtcctcgccgtcctcaagtcttgcttgccttccacaccacatcctccctcgcggccttcttgAATTGATACATcagttggcgcctcctttcttctccacatgagattGGACTTCAGCGCCAATACCTTCTTTTTCGGAGGTCTTGATGGAACCCTGTGTCGCttaacatgaccctgcacaagctgTGTAATGTCTGGGCCACATAAATGTCTCACacatccatccttgcctcgatgcatccgcggtgtcgcggaaaactggactgcagtactcctagcactgtagtgccgctgcccactatcTCCACTGATGCACTGCGCCACAGCCGGCCCAgaagccggttgaccgggtctgggaccggtcggtccggttgtgaccgggtctgggaccggatcATGACCGGGCCATCGCGATGTCTTACAGAACATGCCCCGGCTGGCACCAGCGCAGAAGCCGGTCAGAACCGGGCTCACCCGGCGCCTgggccggttggaccgagccTGTGACCGGTCTGAAACATCATTAGCACTGGCTTCTCTAAcctgctcgcctcccactcctcccatgcgcatctgcgccatatgtactggaacaccatcagcacaaatatcatcagtctgtatactagcatcaacacaaactggaactgtagtacATGCTGCAACAGCGTCATCAACAATAAGTGTAGCTTCattcggcttgtcaccaacaagaattggCTTGTCATCTATAGGCATGGctaaaacatcaccaacatcaatgctcggaacatcatgcacctcatgcaGCACTTTAgatttgtgcaacttctccttacgcaccagtAACTCCacgtcggacttgatatgatcatcacccaaaggcttcaaagtccgctttttgccaccatgcataaaagaatatgtatttgctcttccagcatgtgtcacattacgatcatactaccatggacgcccaagtagcaatccgcacacctccaatggaaacacatcgcactctatctcatcaacatagtcatcaactgtaaatggcacacgcaccttatgagtaatcttcagcataccacaactattcaaccactcaagacacttaggttcaggaagacaccatgtagacaaccccaatgcttccACCATCGCATTgcttatgccattagtacagctaccaccatcaaccatcaacttgcaagccttgccctttataatgaactgagtctgaaacaaactccaccgctgacccttgtcaactgtcttgcaagcatcaccttgtaccttcttgagttgcatattcagcccgctcaatggtacatcatcctcaacagtcacagtagtacccttggtatcagagccaggttcctTCTCCTCTGAAGATATTACCTCGcccttagtgactgttggtagtggaccaacctcctgaataggaactatgcacttcCCAACTTCCTCTATTGCATGTACAACGCCGGACGGCTGCTCACTCTCCTCCATATACGGTAACACGAAACCATCACGAAGAAAAGTTCTGTAGTCCTCCCAAGTACAAGCAAATTCACCTCTGTCAACCGCATCACGCCAATAATGGTCTAACTCCT contains:
- the LOC124701007 gene encoding UDP-glycosyltransferase 91C1-like, translating into MDAGFSSSSPPAPLRIVIVPWLAFGHLLPYLELAERLASRGHCVSYVSTPRNLARLPPLRPAAALRVDLVPLPLPRVDGLPDGAESTNDVPDEMRELHWKAFDGLAAPFAEFLAAACADEDRRPHWIIADSFHHWVAAAAVEYKVPCAMFLPTAAVIAAVQSPPSDHEGARAVTRPRYEKEEAKPLYDDQGVSGMSLVQRWSLTKERCTVGAIRSCVEWEPESFHLVSTLLGMPVLPLGLLPPSDDGGRRRPGTSTANGSEHATVRWLATQPPGSVVYVALGSEVPLRVEQVHELALGLELAGTRFLWALRKPSGAAVLEDDAAASLPLGFQERTHGQGMVTTGWVPQMSILAHAAVGGFLTHCGRNSLIEGLLFGHPLVMLPIIGDQGPNARQMERKKVGLQVARDENDGSFNRNGVASAVRAVMVDGEARSGFVANALKMRQVVANKELQEGYVDQFVHQLRSYAHADANC